The uncultured Hyphomonas sp. genome includes a region encoding these proteins:
- a CDS encoding polyprenyl synthetase family protein has translation MQALVADDLTEVEKILASRAASPVAVIPDLSGYIVSAGGKRLRPMLTLMAAHAVGKPNNATHVLAAAVEFIHTATLLHDDVVDESDLRRGKPAAKAIWGNSASILVGDFLFARAFNLLVETRSLAILDKLATASTTIAEGEVRQLAAMNARDLPTEEYLAIVEAKTGALFEAAAETGAMSAGGDEHAHAFATYGKNLGLAFQIIDDVLDYGGTTSVIGKSVGDDFRECKITLPVIIAKRRGSDEDRAFWDRAMNPDTQEDADLAHAVHLIRATGAAEATVQEAEAYAAMAKGALRNLPDSPHREALIDLADFCVSRVY, from the coding sequence ATGCAGGCGCTGGTGGCCGACGACCTCACCGAAGTCGAGAAGATTCTCGCCTCCCGCGCCGCGAGCCCTGTTGCCGTCATTCCGGATCTTTCTGGTTACATCGTCTCGGCCGGCGGCAAGCGCCTGCGTCCGATGCTGACCCTGATGGCCGCCCATGCCGTGGGCAAGCCGAACAATGCCACCCATGTGCTGGCCGCAGCTGTGGAATTCATCCACACCGCCACCCTGCTGCACGACGATGTGGTGGACGAGAGCGACCTGCGCCGCGGCAAGCCCGCCGCCAAGGCGATCTGGGGCAACAGCGCCTCCATCCTGGTCGGTGACTTCCTGTTCGCCCGCGCCTTCAACCTGCTGGTCGAAACCCGCAGCCTTGCCATCCTGGACAAGCTGGCGACGGCCTCCACCACGATTGCTGAAGGCGAAGTGCGCCAGCTGGCTGCGATGAACGCCCGCGACCTGCCAACCGAGGAATACCTCGCCATCGTCGAGGCCAAGACCGGCGCCCTGTTCGAAGCGGCTGCCGAAACCGGCGCGATGTCGGCCGGCGGCGACGAGCACGCCCACGCTTTCGCGACCTATGGCAAGAATCTCGGCCTCGCCTTCCAGATCATCGACGATGTGCTGGACTATGGCGGCACGACCTCTGTCATCGGCAAGTCGGTCGGCGACGATTTCCGCGAGTGCAAGATCACCCTTCCCGTGATCATCGCCAAGCGCCGCGGCTCTGACGAAGACCGCGCCTTCTGGGACCGGGCCATGAACCCGGATACGCAGGAAGACGCAGACCTCGCCCACGCGGTGCACCTCATCCGCGCGACCGGCGCTGCCGAGGCCACTGTTCAGGAAGCCGAAGCCTATGCCGCGATGGCCAAGGGCGCCCTGCGCAACCTGCCGGATTCGCCACATCGCGAAGCCCTGATCGACCTCGCCGACTTCTGCGTCAGCCGCGTCTACTAG
- a CDS encoding DUF2007 domain-containing protein, whose amino-acid sequence MEEVFRTNDLIKLSYVEHLLQEAGIDYFVADQHISAVEGNIGAFPRRVMVQAAVKEHALAALAGVEKG is encoded by the coding sequence ATGGAGGAGGTTTTCCGGACCAATGACCTGATCAAGCTGAGCTATGTGGAGCATCTGCTGCAGGAAGCGGGTATCGACTATTTCGTGGCCGACCAGCACATTTCCGCCGTCGAGGGCAATATCGGCGCCTTTCCGCGCCGGGTGATGGTGCAGGCGGCCGTGAAAGAGCATGCGCTGGCGGCGCTGGCCGGGGTCGAGAAGGGATGA
- a CDS encoding methyltransferase domain-containing protein codes for MTTEDTVYQGRVHLVQPEQGFRAGTDSLLLAAALTCRPGGEALEIGCGCGGALLPAAYRMDDVRLTGLDLDMTMADLARTGADRNGFAGRVTVETGEASDWVRAHENRFDLVFANPPYFEPGRISAPGEGKADAYIETLDLAGWIKAMAFAAKPRAPLVMIHRAAELARILASFDRQTGEITVLPIASKPGEEARRVLVRGRKGLKRGPVRLLAPLVTHQPDGSASPALEAIRRGEPVAW; via the coding sequence ATGACCACCGAGGACACGGTCTATCAGGGCCGGGTGCACCTGGTTCAGCCTGAACAGGGCTTCCGGGCGGGCACGGATTCGCTGCTTCTGGCGGCGGCGCTGACGTGCCGGCCGGGCGGCGAAGCGCTGGAAATCGGCTGCGGATGCGGCGGGGCGTTGCTCCCTGCGGCGTATCGTATGGACGACGTCCGCCTGACCGGACTGGACCTCGACATGACTATGGCGGACCTGGCCCGCACGGGCGCGGACCGCAACGGATTTGCCGGACGGGTCACGGTCGAGACCGGTGAGGCCTCCGACTGGGTCCGCGCCCACGAGAACCGGTTCGACCTCGTTTTTGCCAATCCACCGTATTTCGAGCCCGGGCGGATCTCGGCGCCGGGCGAGGGCAAGGCGGACGCGTATATCGAGACGCTGGACCTTGCCGGCTGGATCAAGGCGATGGCCTTCGCGGCAAAGCCCCGGGCGCCGCTGGTGATGATCCACCGCGCCGCCGAGCTCGCGCGCATCCTTGCCAGTTTCGATCGCCAGACCGGAGAGATCACCGTCCTGCCGATCGCCTCGAAACCGGGCGAGGAGGCGCGCCGGGTGCTGGTACGCGGGCGCAAGGGGCTGAAACGCGGGCCGGTGCGCCTGCTGGCGCCGCTGGTGACCCACCAGCCGGACGGTTCAGCCAGCCCGGCGCTGGAAGCCATCCGCCGGGGCGAACCGGTCGCGTGGTAG
- a CDS encoding glycine--tRNA ligase subunit alpha has translation MSAPKAPKAAAKPKSFQDLILTLQNYWAEQGCAVLQPYDMEVGAGTLHPATVLRALGPKNWRAAYVQPSRRPKDARYGENPNRLGHYYQFQVILKPNPDNLQDLYLESLYKIGIDPTVHDIRFVEDDWENPTVGAWGLGWEVWCDGMEVSQYTYFQQVGGLDVRPVSGELTYGLERLAMYVFGVDNVYDLPYNDPDSDVPLTYGDVFLENERQQSAFNFEFSDVEMLKRWFADCENQSNALRAAGKPLPAYDYALKASHTFNLIDARGAISPTERQAYIGRVRDLARGAAEQWAEQEDARAGG, from the coding sequence ATGTCCGCACCCAAGGCCCCAAAAGCCGCTGCCAAACCGAAATCCTTCCAGGACCTGATCCTGACGCTCCAGAATTACTGGGCGGAGCAGGGCTGTGCCGTGCTGCAGCCCTACGACATGGAAGTCGGCGCCGGGACGCTGCACCCGGCCACCGTGCTGCGCGCGCTCGGCCCGAAGAACTGGCGGGCGGCATACGTCCAGCCGTCGCGCCGTCCGAAGGATGCGCGCTATGGCGAGAACCCGAACCGTCTCGGCCACTATTACCAGTTCCAGGTCATCCTGAAGCCGAACCCGGACAATCTGCAGGATCTGTATCTGGAGAGCCTCTACAAGATCGGCATCGACCCGACCGTCCACGATATCCGCTTCGTCGAGGATGACTGGGAGAACCCGACCGTCGGCGCCTGGGGCCTCGGTTGGGAGGTCTGGTGCGACGGGATGGAAGTCAGCCAGTACACCTATTTCCAGCAGGTCGGCGGCCTCGATGTGCGGCCTGTTTCCGGCGAGCTGACCTACGGCCTCGAACGCCTCGCCATGTATGTCTTCGGCGTCGATAATGTCTACGACCTGCCGTACAATGATCCGGACTCTGACGTTCCGCTGACCTATGGCGATGTGTTCCTTGAGAATGAGCGCCAGCAGTCTGCCTTCAATTTCGAATTCTCCGATGTCGAGATGCTGAAGCGCTGGTTTGCCGATTGCGAGAACCAGTCGAATGCCCTGCGGGCGGCCGGCAAGCCGCTGCCGGCCTATGACTATGCGCTGAAGGCATCGCACACCTTCAACCTGATCGACGCCCGCGGCGCGATCAGCCCGACAGAGCGGCAGGCCTATATCGGCCGCGTCCGCGACCTTGCCCGCGGCGCCGCTGAACAATGGGCCGAGCAGGAAGACGCCCGGGCCGGGGGATGA
- a CDS encoding DUF2314 domain-containing protein, whose protein sequence is MRAPGLLAALALLAACGGERVAEEGPPPLYKYTALKEAVADARETLPVFWEAYESGNPAYSDFALNVTTLSERYTEEHVWLVDVRQVNGEHYAGVIPEDREIRDGLTPGYMIAFLPEHIADWRFREDGKFRGAYTTRAMMNLAPDANIENIRAMFHDSPVP, encoded by the coding sequence ATGAGGGCGCCGGGTCTCCTCGCGGCACTGGCTTTGCTCGCAGCATGCGGCGGGGAACGTGTTGCCGAAGAAGGCCCGCCACCCCTCTACAAATATACGGCGCTGAAAGAGGCTGTCGCGGATGCCCGCGAGACGCTGCCCGTCTTCTGGGAAGCCTATGAGTCCGGCAATCCGGCCTATTCCGATTTTGCGCTGAATGTGACGACGCTGTCTGAGCGCTACACGGAAGAACATGTCTGGCTGGTCGATGTCCGCCAGGTGAATGGCGAGCATTATGCCGGTGTCATTCCGGAAGATCGTGAAATCAGGGATGGGCTGACGCCAGGCTACATGATCGCTTTCCTGCCGGAGCACATTGCCGACTGGCGGTTCAGGGAAGATGGAAAATTCCGCGGCGCCTACACGACGCGGGCCATGATGAATCTGGCCCCGGATGCCAACATCGAAAATATCCGCGCCATGTTCCACGACTCGCCTGTGCCCTGA
- a CDS encoding caspase family protein, whose amino-acid sequence MFRTICLLLISACLPLAVAAETNRAFIVGVGDYAELTDLQKTIGDANGYSGVFADDLGFDVTPLINPDTDTFLEQFDAFLQSIEPGDRVAFIFSGHGWSDGGQNYLALSDAPHQSSLLGLRKRTISLSEEILDEIRARQPEMVFAVIDACRDNPFDTGTRSMTKGMARTGITTDTLVVYAAGANQMALDRLGPEDEAPYSVFTRSLLPKLSDPNFPLSFAVGEASEEVAELAASVEHTQKPAVYSDVDPRFCFSGRCQFGEVDQETKDWIYISSEGYTEVDKCEKYKRYLEKYPDGRFAGPARQSLASAPCAGTRLRFKQIAWYADLAGHADEVYGLDYSPSGRFLATASADKTARLWIVGMTPTLFGQFTEFTGHTDALLSVRFSPDEEYIVTTSMDDTARLWRATGGEAVRVLRGHEGDVAYADFSPDGKRVATGGYDNTVRVWDAATGEELLKIAVHSAAVRSVRYSPDGRQLLTASNDGTVRLFNAETGALVRTVESGAVPASYAEFDAEGDRIVVSSLDRTAHVWGDGDQPRILAGHEKALWNAAFSPDGEMVVTSASDFSGRLWDGVTGAELALIQSFSGSGANWVDFSPDGKRVAVAMRQGNPQLWELTYE is encoded by the coding sequence ATGTTCCGGACGATCTGCCTGCTGTTGATTTCGGCCTGCCTGCCGCTGGCGGTGGCCGCGGAAACCAATCGCGCCTTCATCGTCGGGGTCGGTGACTATGCCGAGCTGACCGACCTGCAGAAGACGATTGGCGACGCGAACGGGTATTCCGGCGTGTTTGCCGATGACCTCGGCTTCGACGTCACGCCGCTGATCAATCCCGATACAGATACGTTCCTGGAACAGTTCGACGCCTTCCTGCAGTCCATCGAGCCGGGCGATCGGGTGGCGTTCATCTTCTCCGGTCATGGCTGGTCGGATGGCGGACAGAACTATCTGGCCCTGTCGGATGCGCCGCATCAAAGCTCGCTGCTCGGCTTGCGCAAGCGGACGATCTCGCTGAGCGAGGAAATCCTTGATGAAATTCGCGCCCGGCAGCCGGAAATGGTGTTCGCGGTGATCGATGCCTGCCGGGACAATCCGTTCGACACCGGCACGCGCAGCATGACCAAGGGCATGGCCCGCACCGGCATCACCACGGATACGCTGGTCGTCTATGCCGCTGGCGCAAACCAGATGGCGCTGGACCGACTCGGCCCGGAAGATGAGGCGCCGTATTCGGTGTTCACGCGCAGCCTGCTGCCGAAGCTGAGCGACCCGAATTTCCCTCTGTCGTTTGCTGTCGGTGAGGCGAGCGAGGAAGTGGCCGAACTCGCCGCCAGTGTTGAGCACACGCAGAAGCCGGCGGTGTATTCCGACGTCGATCCCCGCTTCTGCTTTTCCGGCCGGTGCCAGTTTGGCGAGGTGGATCAGGAAACCAAGGACTGGATCTACATTTCCAGCGAAGGCTACACGGAAGTAGACAAGTGCGAGAAGTACAAGCGCTATCTGGAGAAGTATCCGGATGGCCGCTTTGCCGGTCCGGCCAGGCAGAGTCTTGCGAGCGCGCCCTGCGCCGGTACGCGGCTGCGGTTCAAGCAGATTGCCTGGTATGCCGATCTGGCTGGGCATGCCGATGAGGTTTATGGACTCGACTACAGCCCCAGCGGGCGGTTCCTTGCCACAGCGTCGGCCGACAAGACGGCCCGTCTCTGGATCGTGGGGATGACCCCGACCCTGTTCGGCCAGTTCACGGAGTTTACCGGTCATACCGATGCCTTGCTGTCGGTCCGTTTCAGCCCGGACGAAGAGTATATCGTCACGACCTCCATGGACGATACGGCCCGTCTCTGGCGCGCGACAGGCGGTGAGGCCGTGCGCGTGCTGCGCGGGCATGAGGGCGATGTCGCCTATGCTGACTTCAGCCCGGACGGAAAACGCGTGGCGACCGGCGGCTATGACAACACAGTGCGTGTTTGGGATGCTGCGACGGGCGAGGAACTTCTGAAAATTGCGGTGCATTCCGCTGCAGTCCGCTCCGTCCGGTACAGTCCGGATGGCCGCCAGCTGCTGACAGCTTCGAATGATGGCACAGTCCGCTTGTTCAATGCGGAAACGGGCGCACTGGTCCGCACGGTCGAATCCGGCGCCGTGCCGGCCAGTTATGCGGAGTTCGATGCGGAGGGAGACAGGATTGTGGTCTCGTCCCTCGACCGTACGGCGCATGTCTGGGGAGACGGAGACCAGCCGCGCATCCTGGCCGGACATGAGAAAGCCCTGTGGAATGCTGCGTTCAGCCCCGACGGCGAAATGGTCGTGACCAGTGCGAGTGATTTTTCGGGGCGTTTGTGGGACGGGGTGACGGGAGCGGAACTGGCGCTCATCCAGAGTTTCTCCGGTTCCGGCGCCAATTGGGTGGATTTCTCGCCCGACGGCAAAAGGGTTGCGGTGGCGATGCGGCAGGGCAATCCGCAGCTCTGGGAACTTACTTATGAATGA